One window of Nocardia sp. NBC_00508 genomic DNA carries:
- a CDS encoding peptide chain release factor 3, producing the protein MSASPEGVVAPAPRGLPAEVARRRTFAVISHPDAGKSTLTEALALHARMISEAGAIHGKAGRKSTVSDWMEMEKARGISVSSTALQFNYRAAGSDVDSVINLVDTPGHSDFSEDTYRVLTAVDAAVMLIDAAKGLEPQTLKLFQVCRHRGIPVITVINKWDRPGRAPLELLDEIDERIGLTPTPLFLPVGIAGDFRGLLRRGPDGVPLEYIHFTRTAGGATIAPEESLTPESAEAREGEPWNTAAEESELLSATGQDHDQELFLAGQTSPVIYASAMLNFGVRQLLETLVALAPAPGARPDLAGKPRETGDPFSAVVFKVQAGMDAAHRDRLAFMRIVSGEFERGMVVTHAQTGRPFATKYALTVFGRERATVDIAYPGDVVGLVNATALAPGHTLFVDKKVEFPPIPSFAPEHFAVLRARSAGKYKQFRKAIDQLDSEGVVQVLRNDLRGDASPVLAAVGPMQFEVVTARMLTEFNVETTMEHLGYTLARRTDAASADVLGRQRGVEVFTRSDGALLALFSDKWRLQYIEKEHPALTLEPLVATAD; encoded by the coding sequence TTGAGCGCCTCCCCTGAGGGTGTCGTCGCGCCCGCCCCCCGCGGGCTGCCCGCCGAGGTCGCCCGGCGGCGCACGTTCGCGGTGATCTCCCATCCCGACGCGGGCAAGTCCACGCTCACCGAGGCGCTCGCCCTGCACGCCAGGATGATCTCCGAGGCGGGCGCGATCCACGGGAAGGCCGGGCGCAAGTCCACCGTCTCGGACTGGATGGAGATGGAGAAGGCGCGCGGCATCTCGGTGAGCTCGACCGCGTTGCAGTTCAACTACCGCGCCGCGGGCTCCGACGTGGACAGCGTCATCAACCTGGTGGACACCCCCGGCCACTCCGATTTCTCCGAGGACACCTACCGCGTACTCACCGCCGTCGACGCCGCGGTGATGCTGATCGACGCGGCCAAGGGCTTGGAGCCGCAGACGTTGAAGCTGTTCCAGGTGTGCCGCCACCGGGGCATCCCGGTGATCACGGTGATCAACAAGTGGGACCGGCCGGGGCGGGCGCCGCTGGAACTGCTCGACGAGATCGACGAGCGGATCGGCCTCACCCCCACCCCGCTGTTCCTTCCGGTCGGCATCGCGGGCGACTTCCGCGGCCTGCTGCGCCGCGGCCCGGACGGCGTCCCGCTCGAATACATCCACTTCACTCGCACCGCGGGCGGCGCGACCATCGCGCCGGAGGAGTCGCTCACCCCGGAGTCCGCCGAGGCGCGCGAAGGCGAGCCGTGGAACACCGCCGCCGAGGAGAGCGAACTGCTCTCGGCCACCGGCCAGGACCACGACCAGGAACTGTTCCTCGCCGGGCAGACCTCGCCGGTCATCTATGCGTCCGCGATGCTGAACTTCGGCGTGCGGCAATTGCTGGAGACTCTGGTCGCGCTCGCGCCCGCGCCCGGCGCGCGCCCGGACCTCGCAGGCAAGCCACGCGAGACCGGCGACCCGTTCAGCGCGGTGGTCTTCAAGGTGCAGGCGGGTATGGACGCCGCGCACCGCGACCGGCTCGCGTTCATGCGGATCGTGTCCGGCGAGTTCGAGCGCGGCATGGTGGTCACCCACGCCCAGACCGGACGACCCTTCGCAACCAAGTACGCGCTGACCGTGTTCGGCCGCGAGCGCGCCACCGTCGACATCGCCTACCCGGGCGACGTGGTCGGGCTGGTCAACGCGACCGCGCTGGCCCCGGGCCACACGCTGTTCGTGGACAAGAAGGTGGAGTTCCCGCCGATCCCGTCCTTCGCGCCGGAGCACTTCGCGGTGCTGCGGGCGCGGAGTGCGGGCAAGTACAAGCAGTTCCGCAAGGCCATCGACCAGCTCGACTCCGAGGGCGTGGTGCAGGTGCTGCGCAACGATCTCCGCGGCGACGCCTCCCCCGTGCTCGCGGCCGTCGGTCCGATGCAATTCGAAGTGGTCACCGCCCGGATGCTCACGGAGTTCAACGTGGAGACCACGATGGAGCATCTGGGCTACACGCTGGCCCGGCGCACCGACGCCGCGTCGGCGGACGTACTCGGGCGACAGCGCGGGGTGGAGGTCTTCACCCGCTCAGACGGTGCGCTACTCGCGCTGTTCAGTGACAAGTGGCGGCTGCAATACATCGAGAAGGAACACCCGGCGCTCACGTTGGAGCCCCTGGTGGCCACCGCCGACTGA
- a CDS encoding 50S ribosomal protein L25/general stress protein Ctc has product MSDVNLLEASVRTEFGKGAARRTRRAGNVPAVLYGHQTDPQHLSVNAQEFAAILREHGTNAVLNLVIDGKKQLALTKSVVVHPIRRYIEHADLLIIKRGEKVTADVAVTVVGDAAAGTLVTQEATTISIEADALKLPEAIEVSVEGVEAGTQITAGAVPLPAGVTLAADPETLIVNVIAAPAAEPAAGEAEAEGETAE; this is encoded by the coding sequence ATGTCCGACGTCAACCTTCTCGAAGCCTCTGTACGCACCGAGTTCGGCAAGGGCGCCGCCCGCCGCACCCGGCGTGCCGGCAACGTCCCCGCCGTGCTGTACGGCCACCAGACCGACCCGCAGCACCTGTCGGTCAACGCCCAGGAGTTCGCCGCCATCCTGCGTGAGCACGGCACCAACGCGGTGCTGAACCTCGTCATCGACGGCAAGAAGCAGCTCGCGCTGACCAAATCTGTTGTGGTGCACCCGATTCGCCGCTACATCGAGCACGCCGACCTGCTCATCATCAAGCGCGGTGAGAAGGTCACCGCCGACGTGGCCGTCACGGTCGTCGGCGACGCCGCCGCGGGCACCCTGGTCACCCAGGAGGCCACCACCATCTCCATCGAGGCCGACGCGCTGAAGCTGCCCGAGGCCATCGAGGTCTCCGTCGAGGGCGTCGAGGCGGGCACCCAGATCACCGCGGGCGCGGTGCCGCTGCCTGCCGGTGTCACCCTGGCCGCCGACCCGGAGACTCTGATCGTCAACGTCATCGCCGCCCCGGCCGCCGAGCCCGCCGCGGGCGAGGCCGAGGCCGAGGGCGAGACCGCGGAATAA
- the pth gene encoding aminoacyl-tRNA hydrolase, with the protein MNNTESSTGPALVIGLGNPGPEYERTRHNVGFLVADVLAQRVGGRFGVHKKSGADLLQARLDGRQVLIAKPRSFMNLSGRAVAALAKFFSVPPTEVIVVHDELDLPFGAIRLKRGGGEGGHNGLRSVSSALTTKDYLRTRIGIGRPAGRQDPADYVLKPFSAPERKEVPVIVEQAADAVELLLRVGLETAQNQLH; encoded by the coding sequence CTGAACAACACCGAATCGTCCACCGGGCCCGCACTCGTCATCGGATTGGGTAACCCCGGCCCCGAATACGAGCGCACCCGGCACAATGTCGGTTTCCTGGTCGCCGACGTGCTCGCGCAGCGCGTCGGCGGCCGTTTCGGTGTGCACAAGAAGTCCGGCGCCGACCTGCTGCAGGCGCGGTTGGACGGCCGCCAGGTGCTGATCGCCAAGCCGCGATCGTTCATGAACCTGTCCGGGCGGGCGGTGGCCGCGCTGGCCAAGTTCTTCTCCGTGCCGCCGACGGAGGTGATCGTCGTGCACGACGAGCTCGACCTGCCGTTCGGCGCGATCCGCCTCAAGCGCGGCGGCGGCGAGGGCGGGCACAACGGGCTCCGCTCCGTCTCCAGCGCCCTGACCACCAAGGACTACCTGCGCACCAGGATCGGCATCGGCCGCCCGGCGGGCCGGCAGGACCCGGCTGATTACGTGCTCAAGCCGTTCTCGGCACCGGAACGCAAAGAGGTGCCGGTGATCGTCGAGCAGGCCGCCGACGCGGTGGAACTGCTGCTGCGCGTCGGCTTGGAGACCGCGCAGAACCAATTGCACTGA
- a CDS encoding fatty acyl-AMP ligase translates to MSRFTDEMYATAQTTERGLVTGEPAAPLRRTWAEIHLIARRMAGGLAETGIGHGDAVGVLAGMPVDIAPACQAIWMRGASITMLHQPTPRTDLVVWARDTETVLTMIDARAVVLGAPFEAAEPLLRERGITVVRIDQLPEGPDIDPVPTGEDDIALQQLTSGSTGSPKAVRITHANFFVNAYAMFDRVKFQLDDDVMVSWLPLFHDMGMVGFLSVPMQFGAEVVCVTPLDFLTRPLLWAELISRYRGTVTAAPNFAYSLLARRLRQADDGAFDLSSVRYMWNGAEPVDPDTMEAMAAAGKRFGLNPMALTPVYGMAETTLAVSVPDPGHGQVLDVIDADLLEALGKAVPVPDEHGHPAHIRRLPTLGYLVDHLEGRIVDSERQPLPPRSVGVIELRGPAVTSGYMTVDGLRPAQDADGWLDSGDIGYFTDEGLIVVCGRIKDVIIMGGRNIYPTDIERAATRVSGVRPGNAVAVRLDAGQKRETFAVVVESNSHQNHEEVKRIQHEIVHAVFSEVGVRPRTVAVLGPGALPKTSSGKLRRSATAIHLPHG, encoded by the coding sequence TTGAGCAGGTTCACCGACGAGATGTACGCGACAGCGCAGACCACCGAGCGCGGGCTGGTGACCGGCGAGCCGGCTGCCCCGCTGCGGCGGACCTGGGCGGAAATCCATCTGATCGCCCGGCGCATGGCGGGCGGATTGGCCGAGACGGGCATCGGGCACGGCGACGCCGTCGGCGTGCTCGCCGGCATGCCGGTCGATATCGCCCCGGCCTGCCAGGCCATCTGGATGCGCGGCGCGTCGATCACCATGCTGCATCAGCCCACACCGCGTACCGACCTGGTGGTCTGGGCCCGCGACACCGAGACCGTGCTGACCATGATCGACGCGCGGGCCGTCGTGCTCGGCGCGCCGTTCGAGGCGGCCGAGCCGCTGCTGCGCGAACGCGGCATCACCGTGGTGCGCATCGACCAGCTGCCCGAGGGGCCCGACATCGATCCGGTGCCCACCGGCGAGGACGACATCGCCTTGCAGCAGTTGACCTCGGGCTCCACCGGGTCACCCAAGGCGGTGCGGATCACCCACGCGAACTTCTTCGTCAATGCCTACGCCATGTTCGACCGGGTGAAGTTCCAGCTCGACGACGACGTCATGGTCAGCTGGCTACCGCTGTTCCACGACATGGGCATGGTCGGATTCCTCAGTGTGCCCATGCAATTCGGCGCCGAGGTGGTGTGCGTGACGCCACTGGACTTCCTGACCAGGCCGCTGCTGTGGGCGGAGCTGATCAGCAGGTACCGCGGAACCGTCACCGCCGCACCCAATTTCGCGTACTCGCTACTGGCCCGGCGCTTGCGGCAGGCCGACGACGGCGCGTTCGACCTCAGCAGCGTGCGGTACATGTGGAACGGCGCGGAACCGGTGGACCCGGACACCATGGAAGCCATGGCCGCGGCCGGAAAGCGCTTCGGGCTCAACCCGATGGCCCTCACCCCGGTCTACGGCATGGCCGAGACCACGCTCGCCGTCTCGGTTCCCGACCCAGGCCACGGACAGGTGCTCGACGTGATCGACGCCGATCTGCTCGAGGCACTCGGCAAGGCGGTGCCGGTGCCGGACGAGCACGGGCATCCGGCTCACATCCGCCGGTTGCCCACGCTGGGCTACCTGGTCGACCACTTGGAAGGCCGGATCGTCGACAGCGAACGCCAGCCGCTGCCGCCCCGGTCGGTGGGCGTGATCGAGTTGCGCGGCCCCGCCGTCACTTCCGGCTACATGACGGTGGACGGCCTGCGCCCCGCGCAGGACGCCGACGGCTGGCTGGACAGCGGCGATATCGGCTACTTCACCGATGAGGGCCTGATCGTGGTGTGCGGCCGGATCAAGGACGTGATCATCATGGGCGGCCGCAACATCTATCCCACAGACATCGAGCGCGCGGCGACCAGGGTGTCCGGCGTCCGGCCCGGCAATGCCGTCGCGGTCCGGTTGGACGCGGGCCAGAAGAGGGAGACCTTCGCGGTGGTCGTGGAGAGCAACAGCCACCAGAACCACGAGGAGGTCAAGCGCATCCAACACGAGATCGTGCACGCGGTGTTCTCCGAGGTGGGCGTGCGGCCGCGCACCGTCGCGGTGCTCGGCCCCGGCGCCCTGCCGAAGACCTCGTCGGGCAAATTGCGCAGATCCGCGACGGCGATACACCTGCCGCACGGCTGA
- a CDS encoding aminotransferase class V-fold PLP-dependent enzyme — translation MLDDDRVRADTPGCVCGPGPGPVFLDSAGSSLPPRVVTDTVIAHLRREAEIGGYRAANERLDDLADVKTAIGALINAEPTSIALSDSATRSWADFFYSVPLSAGDRILVSEADYASNAIAALQRARATGATVETIPSDSSGQIDLDAMTALVDERVKLVSVLHVPTNGGLVNPAAEATRIAHSVGALVLLDACQSAGQLPLDVAELGVDALSATGRKWLRGPRGTGFLYLRPELARSMEPERLDLHSAEWTGPSDYRLAPDASRFEFWECDVAGRLGLGAAVRYLLDLGPEDVYAAIAARAEHLRKALPEIPGVTVRDIGIRHSGIVSFTVDGVDPAQVRDRLLAQDITVTVSHASSTLLDMTGRGLASVVRASPHCFVGFDELDRFVAAVAAL, via the coding sequence ATGCTGGATGACGATCGCGTACGAGCCGACACTCCCGGATGCGTTTGCGGGCCCGGACCAGGTCCCGTTTTCCTCGACAGCGCAGGTTCGTCGCTACCGCCCCGGGTCGTCACGGACACCGTCATCGCGCATCTGCGCCGGGAAGCCGAGATCGGCGGCTACCGCGCCGCGAACGAGCGTCTCGACGACCTCGCCGACGTCAAGACCGCGATCGGCGCGCTGATCAACGCCGAGCCGACGAGCATCGCGCTCAGCGACAGCGCTACCCGCTCCTGGGCGGATTTCTTCTACTCCGTCCCGCTCTCCGCCGGGGACCGCATCCTGGTCTCCGAGGCCGACTACGCCAGCAACGCCATCGCCGCGCTACAGCGCGCCCGCGCCACCGGCGCAACGGTGGAGACAATCCCCAGCGACAGCAGCGGACAGATCGATCTCGACGCCATGACCGCGCTGGTCGACGAACGGGTCAAGCTGGTCTCGGTGCTGCACGTGCCGACCAACGGCGGCCTGGTGAACCCGGCCGCCGAGGCGACCAGGATCGCGCACTCGGTCGGCGCGCTGGTGCTGCTGGACGCGTGCCAGTCCGCTGGACAGCTGCCGCTGGACGTGGCCGAACTCGGCGTCGACGCGCTGTCGGCCACCGGCCGGAAGTGGCTGCGCGGCCCGCGCGGCACCGGATTCCTGTACCTGCGCCCGGAGTTGGCGCGGTCCATGGAACCCGAGCGGCTCGACCTGCACAGCGCGGAATGGACCGGCCCGAGCGATTACCGGCTCGCGCCCGACGCCAGCCGCTTCGAGTTCTGGGAATGCGACGTCGCGGGGCGGCTCGGCCTCGGCGCCGCTGTGCGGTACCTGCTCGACCTCGGTCCGGAGGACGTCTACGCCGCGATCGCCGCCCGCGCCGAACACCTGCGCAAGGCGCTGCCCGAGATTCCCGGCGTGACGGTGCGCGATATCGGCATACGGCACAGCGGCATCGTGTCGTTCACCGTCGACGGCGTCGACCCCGCCCAGGTGCGCGACCGGCTGCTGGCGCAGGACATCACCGTCACGGTCAGCCACGCGAGCTCGACCCTGCTGGACATGACCGGCCGCGGCCTGGCGTCGGTCGTGCGCGCCTCGCCGCACTGCTTCGTCGGCTTCGACGAACTCGACCGCTTCGTCGCCGCGGTGGCGGCGCTCTAG
- the egtA gene encoding ergothioneine biosynthesis glutamate--cysteine ligase EgtA, giving the protein MAVTLERLQTASCATEQGELSTRAAAEAYIGGVCFKLGPPALIGAELEWLTVQGECSASGPSAAPRPQLSALADALGPYAPRSIAADSPALALPGGSRVTLEPGGQIELSSAPYGTAAQLCDRLREDARLLRELLESRSIRPISLAADADRRPKRLLQLPRYRAMERSFGGIGPFGKLMMCNTAATQVSVDAGGDRAEVTARWTALYAIGPALLAAFACSPALRGAPPGTWASQRMRAWLRLDNARTRPQVLDWADPVAAYGRWALDVPLLCVRRPDDAGEPGNGHHGGWFAPPGATFADWLSGALDDEVGRRPDTGDLDYHLTTLFPPVRASGHLEVRYIDAQPGDAWTVPVHVIDALLSSPAVVAEATSLAAPLADRWVDAARSGLADPDIRAGAVALLRLAAAHAATEQAARAVESAAERCRSGRIPTEDDIVNSVGADPPGADR; this is encoded by the coding sequence ATGGCGGTCACGCTCGAGAGACTCCAGACGGCCAGTTGTGCCACCGAGCAGGGGGAATTGTCCACCCGCGCGGCGGCGGAGGCGTATATCGGCGGCGTCTGCTTCAAGCTGGGACCACCCGCCTTGATCGGCGCCGAACTCGAATGGCTCACGGTGCAGGGTGAGTGTTCGGCCTCCGGCCCTTCGGCCGCTCCGCGTCCGCAGCTGTCTGCTCTGGCGGATGCCCTCGGACCGTACGCACCGCGGTCCATCGCCGCTGATTCGCCGGCGCTCGCTCTGCCGGGGGGCAGCCGGGTCACTCTCGAGCCCGGTGGTCAAATCGAACTCTCCAGTGCCCCCTACGGTACTGCCGCGCAGCTGTGTGACCGGCTGCGCGAGGATGCCCGCCTGTTGCGGGAACTTCTCGAATCCCGGTCCATTCGCCCCATTTCCCTCGCCGCCGACGCGGATCGCCGCCCCAAACGCCTGCTTCAGCTGCCGCGCTATCGCGCGATGGAGCGATCCTTCGGCGGCATCGGGCCGTTCGGCAAGCTGATGATGTGCAATACCGCCGCCACCCAGGTCAGCGTCGACGCAGGCGGCGACCGCGCGGAGGTCACCGCGCGCTGGACCGCGCTGTATGCGATCGGTCCCGCCCTACTCGCGGCCTTCGCCTGTTCGCCCGCCCTGCGCGGCGCGCCGCCCGGCACGTGGGCGTCCCAGCGCATGCGGGCCTGGCTCCGGCTGGACAACGCCCGAACCCGCCCACAGGTGCTGGACTGGGCCGACCCGGTCGCCGCGTACGGCAGATGGGCGCTGGACGTACCGCTGCTGTGCGTGCGCCGACCCGACGACGCCGGCGAGCCCGGTAACGGCCACCACGGCGGATGGTTCGCACCGCCCGGCGCGACCTTCGCCGACTGGCTGTCCGGCGCGCTGGACGACGAGGTGGGCCGTCGCCCCGATACCGGCGATCTCGACTATCACCTGACCACGCTGTTCCCACCGGTGCGCGCCTCGGGTCATCTCGAGGTCCGCTACATCGACGCTCAGCCCGGCGACGCGTGGACCGTTCCGGTCCACGTCATCGACGCGCTCCTGTCCAGCCCGGCGGTGGTCGCGGAGGCGACCTCGCTCGCCGCGCCGCTCGCCGATCGCTGGGTCGACGCCGCCCGCTCCGGGTTGGCCGACCCGGACATCCGGGCGGGCGCGGTCGCCCTGCTGCGGCTCGCGGCAGCGCATGCGGCGACCGAGCAGGCGGCCCGCGCCGTCGAATCCGCCGCCGAACGATGTCGCAGCGGTCGCATCCCGACCGAGGACGACATCGTGAACAGTGTCGGTGCAGACCCTCCGGGAGCCGACCGATGA
- the egtB gene encoding ergothioneine biosynthesis protein EgtB, with amino-acid sequence MTTSHPAPTDHSGTEQLRDRIAEVLTRARQRTITLTDCVDEAELVAQHSRLMSPLVWDLAHIGNQEELWLVRDVGGREPVRADIDELYDAFRHARANRPGLPLLDPTQARGYVGTVRDKVWDVLERSDLQGRPLVDGGFAFGMIAQHEQQHDETMLATHQLRAGVAVLSAAAAPSAAAAVGADVVVPAGEFTMGTSTDAWALDNERPAHQVWVPGFAIDAAPVTNEQYLAFLDDGGYERPELWSERGWAHRQAAGLVAPQFWERDPSGRWWRRVFGVMTALRPGQPVVHVCWFEAEAYANWAGKRLPTEAEWEKAARFDPATGASRRFPWGDADPDLTTANLGQHHLEPAEVGAYPAGASPAGVHQLIGDVWEWTASGFEAYPGFRPFPYREYSEVFFGGDYRVLRGGSFGTDPVACRGTFRNWDHPIRRQIFAGFRLARDLRPGEGE; translated from the coding sequence GTGACCACTTCACATCCCGCCCCGACCGACCACTCCGGCACCGAACAACTCCGCGACCGGATCGCCGAGGTACTCACGCGCGCACGGCAGCGCACCATCACTCTCACCGACTGTGTCGACGAAGCCGAACTGGTAGCCCAGCATTCGCGGTTGATGAGCCCGCTGGTCTGGGATCTCGCGCACATCGGCAATCAGGAAGAACTCTGGCTCGTTCGCGACGTCGGCGGCCGCGAGCCGGTGCGCGCCGACATCGACGAACTCTATGACGCGTTCAGGCACGCCCGCGCCAACCGGCCCGGGCTGCCGCTGCTCGACCCGACGCAGGCCCGCGGTTACGTCGGCACCGTGCGCGACAAGGTGTGGGATGTGCTGGAGCGCAGCGACTTACAGGGCAGGCCACTGGTCGACGGCGGTTTCGCCTTCGGCATGATCGCCCAGCACGAGCAGCAGCACGACGAAACCATGCTGGCCACCCACCAGCTGCGCGCCGGCGTCGCCGTGCTCTCCGCGGCGGCCGCGCCGAGCGCTGCGGCGGCCGTGGGCGCGGACGTCGTCGTCCCCGCGGGCGAGTTCACCATGGGCACTTCGACCGACGCCTGGGCGCTGGACAACGAGCGTCCCGCCCATCAGGTGTGGGTTCCCGGCTTCGCGATCGATGCCGCACCCGTGACCAACGAGCAGTACCTCGCCTTCCTCGACGACGGCGGCTACGAGCGTCCCGAACTCTGGTCCGAGCGCGGCTGGGCACACCGACAGGCGGCCGGTCTTGTCGCACCGCAATTCTGGGAGCGCGACCCGTCCGGGCGTTGGTGGCGGCGGGTGTTCGGGGTGATGACCGCGCTGCGGCCGGGTCAGCCGGTTGTCCACGTGTGCTGGTTCGAGGCCGAGGCCTATGCGAACTGGGCGGGCAAGCGGCTGCCCACCGAAGCCGAATGGGAGAAGGCGGCCAGATTCGACCCGGCCACCGGCGCGTCACGCCGATTCCCCTGGGGTGACGCCGATCCCGACCTCACCACCGCGAATCTGGGGCAGCACCATCTGGAACCAGCCGAGGTCGGCGCGTATCCCGCCGGTGCGTCTCCCGCGGGTGTGCACCAGCTGATCGGCGACGTCTGGGAATGGACCGCGTCGGGTTTCGAGGCCTACCCGGGCTTCCGCCCCTTCCCGTACCGGGAGTACTCCGAGGTGTTCTTCGGCGGCGACTACCGCGTGCTACGCGGCGGCTCCTTCGGAACCGATCCGGTCGCCTGCCGCGGCACCTTCCGTAACTGGGACCATCCCATTCGTCGCCAGATCTTCGCCGGCTTCCGCTTGGCGCGCGATCTGCGACCGGGAGAAGGCGAGTGA
- the egtC gene encoding ergothioneine biosynthesis protein EgtC: MCRHLGYVGPSVRVGEMLTLGSHSLRTQSWAPRDMRRGGTINADGFGVAWWHTVQDVVTVSRYRNAAPIWTDPAVDEVLPQLESSAMLGAVRSATVGMPVERSACAPFTRDRWAFSHNGVVPDWRRTLTAVAAEFALIAAELGAEELFTPARLLEAESATDTATLWVLLCDLLATSSPDGEWSAAPAALRLLVSAILDRAPEARLNFLLSDGAQLWATTCHHSLSALVTDDFAIVSSEPFDDDPRWRSIPDRSLVTARPGELSVDTLL; this comes from the coding sequence ATGTGTAGACATCTGGGCTATGTCGGTCCGTCGGTGCGTGTCGGTGAGATGCTGACGCTCGGATCGCATTCGCTGCGCACCCAGTCGTGGGCCCCGCGGGATATGCGCCGCGGCGGCACCATCAACGCTGATGGTTTCGGCGTCGCCTGGTGGCACACCGTGCAAGACGTGGTCACCGTCAGCCGGTATCGCAACGCCGCGCCGATCTGGACCGATCCTGCGGTGGACGAGGTGCTGCCGCAGCTGGAATCCTCCGCGATGCTCGGCGCGGTGCGGTCGGCGACGGTCGGCATGCCGGTGGAGCGGTCCGCCTGCGCGCCGTTCACCCGGGACCGCTGGGCCTTCAGCCACAACGGCGTGGTTCCGGACTGGCGCCGCACTTTGACCGCGGTGGCCGCCGAGTTCGCGCTCATCGCCGCCGAACTCGGCGCCGAGGAACTGTTCACCCCCGCGCGGCTGCTGGAGGCGGAGTCCGCCACCGACACCGCCACGCTGTGGGTGCTGCTGTGCGATCTGCTGGCCACCAGTTCGCCGGACGGCGAGTGGTCCGCGGCTCCGGCGGCGTTGCGGCTGCTCGTTTCCGCGATCCTCGACCGGGCGCCGGAGGCGCGCCTGAACTTCCTGCTCTCCGACGGTGCGCAATTGTGGGCGACCACCTGCCACCACTCGTTGTCGGCGCTGGTCACCGACGACTTCGCGATCGTGTCCTCCGAACCGTTCGACGACGACCCCCGCTGGCGGTCGATCCCGGACCGCAGCCTGGTGACCGCCAGGCCGGGCGAGTTGTCCGTCGACACCCTCCTCTGA
- the egtD gene encoding L-histidine N(alpha)-methyltransferase, with product MTAATLDIHLTDDDLTAALRSDARLGLTANPKWLPPKWFYDAKGSELFERITELPEYYPTRTERALLERVVGEIARAAQAEVLVELGAGSAAKTRLLLTALSAGGPLKTYVPQDVSSALRVTADEVAAEFPGLAVHGVVSDFTDTLQNLPRGGRRMIAFLGGTIGNLVPEERAEFLVRIHDVLEPGEHVLLGAGLVIDPAVLVPAYDDAAGVTAEFNRNVLHVLNSRLRADFAPAKFRHVAVWDPVQEWIEMRLEASEDMTVTVADLDLTVGFARGEQLRTEISAKFRAERLDAELAAAGFATQNVWTDPDARFALVLAERR from the coding sequence ATGACCGCAGCGACCCTGGACATCCACCTCACCGACGACGACCTGACCGCGGCTCTGCGCTCGGACGCCCGGCTGGGCCTGACCGCGAACCCGAAGTGGCTGCCGCCCAAGTGGTTCTACGACGCCAAGGGCAGCGAGCTGTTCGAGCGGATCACCGAGCTGCCCGAGTACTACCCGACCCGCACCGAGCGCGCCCTCCTGGAGCGGGTGGTCGGCGAGATCGCCCGTGCTGCGCAGGCCGAGGTGCTGGTCGAGCTCGGCGCGGGTTCGGCGGCCAAGACTCGGTTGCTGCTCACCGCGCTGAGCGCTGGGGGCCCGCTGAAGACCTATGTGCCGCAGGATGTTTCGTCGGCGCTGCGGGTCACGGCGGACGAGGTCGCGGCCGAGTTCCCTGGCCTCGCCGTGCACGGTGTGGTCAGCGATTTCACCGACACGCTGCAGAATCTGCCGCGCGGTGGCCGCAGGATGATCGCTTTCCTCGGCGGCACCATCGGCAACCTGGTCCCCGAGGAACGGGCCGAGTTCCTGGTCCGAATCCACGACGTGCTCGAGCCCGGCGAGCATGTGCTACTTGGCGCCGGGCTGGTCATCGACCCGGCGGTGCTGGTCCCCGCCTACGACGACGCGGCAGGCGTCACCGCCGAGTTCAACCGCAACGTGTTGCATGTGCTGAACTCCCGCTTGCGCGCCGACTTCGCGCCGGCGAAATTCCGGCACGTCGCGGTCTGGGACCCGGTGCAGGAGTGGATCGAGATGCGGTTGGAGGCGAGTGAGGACATGACCGTCACGGTCGCCGACCTCGATCTCACCGTCGGCTTCGCCCGCGGCGAGCAGCTGCGCACCGAGATCTCGGCGAAATTCCGGGCCGAGCGCCTCGACGCCGAACTCGCCGCCGCGGGCTTCGCCACGCAGAACGTGTGGACCGATCCGGACGCGCGGTTCGCACTGGTGCTCGCCGAACGCCGCTGA